One segment of Chlorocebus sabaeus isolate Y175 chromosome 24, mChlSab1.0.hap1, whole genome shotgun sequence DNA contains the following:
- the LOC103229256 gene encoding LOW QUALITY PROTEIN: disintegrin and metalloproteinase domain-containing protein 20-like (The sequence of the model RefSeq protein was modified relative to this genomic sequence to represent the inferred CDS: inserted 1 base in 1 codon) translates to MGPAWVQDPLTGALWLPVLWALLSQVYCFHDPPGWRFTSSEIVIPRKVPHRRRGVEMPDQLSYSMRFRGRRHVIHMKLKKNMMPRHLPVCTDNDQGAMQENYPFVPRDCCYDCYLEGVPGSVATLDTCHGGLRGMLQVDDLTYEIKPLEASSKFEHVVSLLVSEERPGEASRCKTEGEERDQESEKVTLSETPRAGHVYLWRHHRKNLKIHYTVTNGLFKRNPNVSHIIENVVIINGIIHTIFKPVYLNVYVRVLCIWNKKDIVMFYKMPVEIAVGEFGLWKYYEWFSEIKRDTSVVFTAYQIENRDCYTTFDGVCKPNWGATFVYLRRYHIFKGTCLTAHTLGHNLGLTHDSAGGYCFRRTNCLMAPVPDLNDMMSNCSYEQMQDRLNRWDPCLSEPNIPYTNFPYVADRCGDKIKNQREECDCGSLKDCANDRCCETSCILSLGSVCNTGLCCCECKYAAPGVLCRNLGGICDLPEYCDGKNEECPNDVYVQDGTPCSAVSVCVRGNCSDRDMQCQALFGYQVKDGSPACYQQLNRIGDRFGNCGVIRQRGGSKPFPCEEHDVFCGMLHCSGVSEIPGGGEHTTFRSILVHDIKEEKCFGYEAHQGTDLPEMGLVVDGATCGPGSYCFEHNCTFYQDLHFECDLKTCNYKGVCNNQKHCHCVFGWQPPTCELRGTGGSIDSGPPPDKQYHIAGSILVHTNRALLLIFARYILFXVSLLFGGFLQAIGLMEKKVLRTTEPEE, encoded by the exons ATGGGACCTGCCTGGGTCCAGGACCCCTTGACAGGTGCTCTCTGGCTGCCTGTCCTCTGGGCACTCTTGTCCCAGGTCTATTGTTTTCATGACCCACCAGGATGGCGCTTTACCTCCTCAGAAATTGTGATCCCCAGGAAAGTGCCCCACAGGAGGCGTGGAGTTGAGATGCCAGACCAACTCTCTTACAGCATGCGTTTCCGGGGCCGAAGGCACGTGATTCACATGAAGCTCAAGAAGAACATGATGCCCAGACATTTACCTGTTTGTACTGATAATGACCAGGGGGCCATGCAGGAGAACTACCCTTTTGTCCCGCGAGACTGTTGCTATGACTGCTACCTGGAAGGGGTTCCTGGGTCTGTGGCCACATTGGACACCTGCCATGGAGGGCTGCGTGGCATGctgcaggtggatgacttgactTATGAAATCAAACCCCTGGAGGCTTCTTCGAAATTTGAGCATGTAGTATCCCTGCTTGTGTCAGAAGAAAGACCGGGAGAGGCTAGTAGATGTAAGActgaaggggaagagagagatcAAGAATCTGAAAAGGTAACACTGTCTGAAACTCCCAGAGCAGGCCACGTTTATTTGTGGAGGCATCATAGAAAAAACTTGAAAATTCACTACACGGTTACTAATGGATTATTCAAGCGGAACCCTAATGTGTCACACATAATAGAGAATGTAGTGATTATTAACGGCATCATACATACCATTTTCAAACCAGTTTATTTAAATGTCTATGTACGTGTTTTGTGCATATGGAATAAAAAGGATATAGTAATGTTTTATAAGATGCCTGTCGAAATTGCTGTAGGAGAGTTTGGTTTGTGGAAATATTATGAATGGTTTTCAGAAATTAAACGTGATACCTCAGTTGTTTTTACAGCATATCAAATTGAAAACCGGGACTGTTATACCACCTTTGATGGAGTATGCAAACCCAACTGGGGAGCAACGTTTGTGTATTTAAGGAGGTATCACATATTTAAGGGGACATGTTTAACAGCGCATACACTAGGTCATAACTTGGGCTTGACACATGATTCTGCTGGTGGTTATTGTTTTCGACGAACCAACTGTCTCATGGCTCCTGTTCCTGATCTTAATGATATGATGAGCAATTGTTCTTATGAGCAGATGCAAGACAGGTTGAATAGATGGGATCCTTGTTTGAGTGAACCAAATATTCCATACACTAATTTTCCTTATGTAGCTGATCGTTGTGGAGACAAGATCAAAAATCAGAGGGAAGAATGTGACTGTGGCTCCCTTAAAGATTGTGCCAATGATAGATGTTGTGAGACCTCTTGTATCCTTTCTCTTGGCAGTGTTTGCAATACAGGACTTTGCTGCTGTGAGTGTAAATATGCTGCCCCTGGAGTGCTTTGCAGAAACTTGGGTGGTATATGTGATCTACCGGAATACTGTGATGGGAAAAACGAAGAGTGTCCAAATGACGTCTATGTCCAGGATGGAACCCCATGTTCAGCAGTATCTGTTTGTGTAAGAGGAAACTGCAGTGACCGTGATATGCAGTGTCAAGCCCTTTTTGGCTACCAAGTGAAAGACGGTTCCCCAGCATGCTATCAACAATTGAATAGGATTGGTGACCGATTTGGAAACTGTGGGGTTATTCGACAGCGAGGGGGAAGTAAACCTTTTCCATGTGAAGAACATGATGTTTTTTGTGGAATGTTGCACTGTAGTGGTGTCAGCGAGATTCCCGGTGGAGGTGAGCACACTACATTTCGTAGTATATTAGTACAcgacataaaagaagaaaaatgctttGGCTATGAAGCACACCAGGGGACAGACTTGCCAGAAATGGGGCTGGTAGTGGATGGTGCAACCTGTGGCCCAGGGAGCTACTGTTTTGAACACAATTGTACTTTTTATCAAGACCTGCATTTTGAGTGTGATCTTAAAACATGCAATTACAAAGGAGTATGTAACAACCAAAAACATTGTCACTGTGTGTTTGGGTGGCAACCACCAACATGTGAACTGAGAGGAACAGGAGGTAGTATAGATAGTGGCCCTCCACCTGACAAACAATATCATATTGCAGGCAGCATACTTGTGCATACAAACCGAGCACTACTTTTAATATTTGCTCGTTACatccttt ctgtttcacttCTCTTTGGTGGCTTTTTACAAGCAATAGGACTTATGGAAAAGAAAGTATTGAGAACTACTGAACCTGAGGAGTAA